The Raphanus sativus cultivar WK10039 chromosome 6, ASM80110v3, whole genome shotgun sequence sequence GATTTAAGTGGTGAAAGTGCATGTGGAGTTGCCAAGTGTAAATGACACTCatgtaaatcacacatgaagacaaggttattttttattagtgctcctaaaataatatataagggataagATTTTTATAACTGTGcatatacaatttataaatatatgttagttttaaaaaatttaaaacatttcatataaacaaaaatctATGTTTTCATAGATacttaaaaaattcaaataagtAGTTTTGAAactcataaaattaattagaaagaaaaattgaaaataagaAAGGGTGATAtagaaaataatacataaatatcaTAGCCTAAAGATTGATATCGCTATATAGTTAATTTTGTAGTTGGTTATGTGCATGTGGTCAAATTCCCCTTTGCTAATTAGGTACGTGCAACGTATTCGTTAGGCAAATCAATATTCACGCACAAAATTCATAATCATAAAAGGCCATGCCTTGGACACATATGTAGTTTCATATTCTAGCTTAATCAACagaaagattaagaaaaaaatttcaaaagccAATTACAATGGATTATCATTTATCTTAGATAGCTGATGAAAAATCCACATGGACCATATGCTGCAGCAGATGTGTAGTCGTTTGAGCTAGAGACTATAGAGGAATGGCTAAGCATGGGACATGACATGACACATCTCTTTTGACCAATATTAGTCTAGCTATCATACTCTTAGTGTGCTCTCATTCAAGATTGGCATAGTAAAAGAGCAGCACAAACTTCCTCCTAGTCCTAGTGTCTTTTGTATAAACTCAATCCAAAAGGTTTCTAACTACGTATTTGTTTCACATCTACTTTTGTTACCAAgggtgtttttttttcctttttgaaaaagggctacCAAGGGTGTTTTATCAGAAGAGTTCATTTGTTTCAAGAACAAGGTACTGAGAAAAAGGTTTCGCCTTGGAGTTGTTTATGATCTTGAGGTTTTGTTTTCCTTATGTGCAGAGAGATTATGAGGGCGCCTGTGAGACATATTGATGAGATTCTTGTTCTACCTTACTCGGAGATTGACTTCAAGGGTCAGGAAGTTTTTGTTTCTGACAATGATACTTGGCTCTACGATGGTGAGGATGAGTTAAACTATGTTCTTCAAGAGAAGCAGAAGGATATGGAGTTCTACAACTCAAAGAACGAAAGGAAACAGAAAGCCACGGAATCATTGTTGTCTTCTCTCATGAGGTATTTTTCTTTGCATTTGCAGGAATCATCAGAGTTCAGATGATTAGCTTACACCAATTGATGCAGATTTCAACTTGGTTAAGAATCCTGCTTCCAATCTACTGGGCCTCATGGGTTTGCAACTTCCAAAGCGTGTGCAACATGTTTGAGTGCACTTTGGTTGTCTTTTGCCAAGTTTCTGATAATCATAACGTGCACAACGTCAGGGGTTCTTGTGTTGTGGAAAGTAAGCACATGACATGTGattcaagaaaaaaacagaaacttaTGTACATGTATGTACAGTAGTATTACacatcatcaaccacaaaagaacaaaagaaaatagattttttctttgtttgttccAAAGCCCAAATAATCACACGACCACAGAAGCAGAAGACGCCTTCACTTCAAACACccacatgaaaaaaaaaatccaaatactcAAATCATATTCATAGCAATATCAATCCATCGTTCATCATTTTATGCTGCCAAGTCTCCCTCACCATCACATTTGTCCATTAGTAGTAGATTCTTGAGAGATGACTTGGATGTTTTGGTGTCACTCACTTGAAACAGAGAACCAAAAGAAGTCTCCAGAAGCTATCCATccacaaatcatttttttttatcttttcttgttttttgattttttttaattttgatactgaaaaaaaaatgagaaaaatagtTTTCTTGATCCTCCCAAGTCCCAATCCTCCAGTTGTATTACAGCTTCCCCATAGAAGACAGCCACTGTTCAATATTCTTCCCATCTGCATATTTAGTTCCGGACAGAACCACACACAATCTGAGTTCAGAATCCTAAAAGACTAAACAAGCAATTATGGTAATAATTCACTTCTCCCTTTCAACAAAAATTTAGGTTGCAAATCACTGAGATCAACTAAAACATGCACATAGTAAGTAACATAATTGCTATTAATGAtgaagaaaatggaaaaaaaaagattttaccAGTAGTAGCAGGAGAGAGGAAGCCAGCAGTTGGAATCTGATTCCCTGAACCACCAATCACTTTCTTGTAACAAGGAACAAGAACCacaaacccaccaccaccaccagtatCATCCTCGCTTTTAAACCCTGGACCATGTGGCTCCACCCAACCAATGGACCACTCAGGATCATCTGGTTCAGGGAACAACACATTCCCCATCTTCCcctcctctcctcctcctcttttcatcttcttcaaagAAGAAGATCCAGTCTTAGACTTCTTCAGTGAATGATTCAGTGAAGGAGGAGATCCTTTTGAGTCTTTCTTAGtgttaccaccaccaccacacaaCCACCTCGGAAGACGAGGGAAAGAGACTGCCatcttcctttttttcttttttttttaaaagatctaAAATTAATACTCCGAACCACCTCCGGAGACAAACTCTGATCAAGCCATGGACCGATGCTTCTTTACCTTCTTCTTCAACCTGTAAccaataattaaataataatcaaCTTTCTAAAAATCATCATAATTAATGATTGTCACTGCCCAATCATAAACAACCAACACTAAAGCAATCTCATTAAAACCGAACAGAGAAAATCTCCTATTCCATTAAAATACTATCTTGTTTATGACGTCATCCAATTAACATCATCATTATTCTTACATCAATAGAAAGTAATTAACGTTTCTCCAGATCGGTGTTTcaatttcaacaaaaaaaaaagcgaaaGCGATCGAAGAAAAATGAAGAAACACGGCAATGATTCGCCGGAATATTCGGCAGAAGATCCGAAAATATCGGAACAATAAGATTACCAACGATCGAAGAAACTCAGAATCGCGTCGTTTTCGGCTTCTCTTTTGACTTTTATGTGACTTgtagagaaagaagaaactcTCATCTCATCCTCTTCTGCTCTGTTTCTTCATTTTTATACTAGTTTTTTCCCCCGTTTTTATCGGCCTAAACCAATTTAAATTGACCCGACGGTTAAGTAGCGGTTTACTCGGTTTAATAGCAACTGTTACTGTACGCTTCTTACCGTAGACCTCACAACACCTGATTTCtaccaaccaaccaaccaacttACTTTTGTTGATGAGGATATAACCAACACCGGTTTATTATGTCTTTGGGTCAGATACTacggtttaattttttttttttcaaataaaccATTTTGATATTACTCCTATCAACGAATCGGTTTTCTAgttaattaaaatgtatttaactATATAGTTATAGAGccgcatcatcatcatcagacaTGGCACATACAATCAGGAGCCGGATAAGTATAAATTGACTGTTTCGGTTTCCTTAATCGGATCTGTCCTTGTCTATTAACGTGTCCTTCGCCAAGCGCCTGTTGAAAATCAACCCAAGTGATGCTTCTGTTGAGGAAAACCTGTCCTATCAAAGCCATGTTCGGTCTAATCGTCTTGAGATTCTCGAACGTTCGATGACCGACGAGAGCGTTGTGCATGTTCCCAGGCGACGCGGAGATGAACACGTCGCTGTGCATGCTTACGTAGTAATCAAGTGCAGCTAGTAAAGAGGCTTTGCCTTTGATCCGAGCTCGTTCTTCGGAAGAGGCAAGACTTCTTTTGTCTTCCATTCTTGGGAAGACTTGTCTTAACGCTGAGATTCGAGCTTCTCCTCCATATACCTGAAAAGGGGATAAAAGAAAACAGAATGTAAAAAGAGGTTATAAGAGAAGCAACGTTAGTTGTGAAGTGTCTGACCTTGTGGGAAGCGAGATAGAGACGAGTGTTGTTGTCGAATCCGAAAGCAGCCAAGAGAAGTCCCATCTCTTCTGGTGTTAGAGGACACCGTCCTTGGCTTCTTAGCTCTTCATCTGTGAACTGAGAGTTCAACACTCTTCCTTGCCAAATCATTTGTCGGTACTTAGCCAATGCAAGCTTCTCTGCTTTGCCTCCACCAAAGTCACACGCCGAATGTGCAGCCATGTCCTATATACAGAACAAACTTCTTATTaccaaacaaatcaaaaatacatcATCAAAAATGTTAGACATGGACTCATTTTTTCAGAAGAATTTTTCTTGGTTCATTTCAATAGGGTGAACTTAGAAGAACTAAAACcgaaacaaattttataaatataaaactaaaaccgAAACAAGTTTTCCTTTTATAAAGAGATTTTCTAtctttataaccaaaaaaaacaaaactaaactaaaaccGAATAGGTACCCATAACTTTTagaatacatattatataattaagagtattaatttatattttttaacttctaaataatctaaaatcctaaaatactatttataaaacaaattatccGAAAATCCATATCACCTAAAATCTGAACTACcagaatattattttatctgAAACATTAGAATAATTCAAACtaccttatattttttttatttaaacattagaATAATTCAAAATACCAAAAGGAACGCTCAAGCCGAAAAA is a genomic window containing:
- the LOC108835767 gene encoding uncharacterized protein LOC108835767, producing the protein MAVSFPRLPRWLCGGGGNTKKDSKGSPPSLNHSLKKSKTGSSSLKKMKRGGGEEGKMGNVLFPEPDDPEWSIGWVEPHGPGFKSEDDTGGGGGFVVLVPCYKKVIGGSGNQIPTAGFLSPATTDGKNIEQWLSSMGKL